Genomic segment of Iocasia fonsfrigidae:
TAATAGTGCCTGTAGTAAATACTACACCTGAACAGGAAGATAGTGACAATCAAAATAATAATAGATCACCTTATACCTTTTATAGAATAAAAAGTGGTGATCAAATTCAAAAGATAGCCAGTTATTTTGGCCTTACTACTTCAAACCTGATCAATTATAATAATATTGATGACATTAATAACATTACTGCCGGTGATCTATTAATCATCCCCTTGAGAAAATCAAGCAAATTGAACTACCTTAACCAGAACAGCAAAAATCTTAACAACCACTACCGTGTCAAAAATAATGAAACCCTTACAGAGATCGCTAACTTTTTTAGAATCCCTGAAGAAGGTATCAGGTCAATAAATAATATGAAAGAAAATGAACAGGTTTACACTGGCCAGAGATTACAAATGCCTATTAGTTCTGCACTATTTGTCAATCATAAAATCTATCAGGTAAAAGCAGGCGGAGAATATCTCCATGAAATTGCCTTCAATCACGGTGTCTCAATTAGATCCATCTTACGTGCTAACTACCTTACAGATGAAAATACTATCTTTGACGGCGGCGACATTATTATCGTTCCTCAAGATGAAGACAGCAAATCTGTCTGGGTAGAATATGAGGACGGCAAACCTGTAAATTCCTGGTTCTAGAAATAAAAAAACTATCAACCCGGCATTGTTAAACAATGCTGGGTTTTTTTGATTAAAGCAAATATAAAACTAACATTTATCTTTTTCTATTTCATATATATGTAATGTTAAACTCTGTAAGTTAAGGGAGCAATAATATGAAAAAACAGTCTTTTTTACAGGGCGCTCTGATTTTAATGATAGCTGGTCTAATAAACCGGGTAATCGGCTTTGTTCTTCGACTTATTCTTGTACGACAGATAGGTGACGAAGGTCTGGGGCTTTTCCAGATGGTTTATCCCCTTTTCATGACCCTATTACTACTTACTACCGCCGGTTTTCCGGTAGCTATCTCCAAACTAATACCCGAAAGAATGACTCATAATGATAAACAAGGGGGTTATAATCTACTAAAAGTCAGTCTAGTCTTTGTCTGTCTGATGAGTATCTTGTTCTCACTCATATTATACTTTTCTTCAGGGTATATAGCCCAACATATCTATCGTGACAGCAGAACAGGGATTATTTTATTAAGCCTGATACCAGCCCTCTTAATAAGCCCTTTAGCAGCCTGTTTCCGGAATTTTTTCCACGGTATACATAGTATGCTACCAACTGCCTTTTCGCAAATTACTGAACAGTTTACACGCCTAATCATAACACTTGGTTTAGTAAGTACAGCCGCTTCCCTTGGATTGAAATACCAGGCTGCCAGTATGGCTGTAGGAATTTCGGCTGGTGAATTTGCCGGCCTTCTTATCCTACTAATTATATTTATTTACCACCTATTTTTAAGTGATTACCAGAAACTTAGCCACAGTGATAAAATAAAGAAAATACAAAAAAAATTTAAACATAATTTTTTCTTTGATCTTAAAACTATAGCTGCCCTGGCAATACCTATTACAATCGGTCGTTTAGTTAACTCACTTATGATGAGTGGTGAAGCCGTTTTAATACCTCGCCAACTTCAACTGGCCGGTTTCTCTATACAGGAAGCAACCTCACTATACGGTCAATTAAGTGGTATGGTCGAACAGCTAATATTTTTGCCAACTGTAATTACCATTGCCCTGACAGCAAGTTTAATTCCAAATATATCTGCTGCCAGAGCCTGTAAAAATTACCATAAAATAAAAGGAAACTATCAGGATGTTATCCGGATTACCACTTACCTGGGATTTCCGGTAACTGTTATTTTTCTATGCAAAGGCAGTGAAATATGCCAACTACTTTTTGGTTATCCAGCTGCTGGTGTAATCTTGTCTCATATGGCCTTTAGTGCAACCTTTATTTATTTTTTACAGGTATCACATGGAATGCTAAATGGTCTTGGAAAACCACAATTGTCCCTCTTAAATCTTACCCTCGGCTCAATACTAAAAATCAGCGGCATTTTACTCCTAACCAGACAGACAGCTCTGGGTATCCATGGTGCCGCCTTTAGCATTGGGCTTGGATATATGCTTTCAGCATTACTTAATTTTATTGTGATCGGGCATAATATTGGGTATAGTCTAAATATAAAGCAGTGTTTCCTTAAACCCCTTCTGGCCAGTCTGCTAATTTACTTTATCGAACCATACATATCATCTCACAGTAAGAAAATAATATCTGTTTCATGGGTGGATCTGCTTGTCATAGTAATATTAATCCTTATCTATACTATTTTTATGGTCTTAATTAAGGCCATAACACCTGAAGATACCAAACGTTTTAAGAAATAAGAAAAATTCTACATTAATTTTATCTATCGACCCTTTTGTGGTATAATACAGATAAAATACCTGTGAAAGGAAGATTACTGTGCAAGAAGTTTACCTCGATAATAGTGCTACTACTAAACCCTTAACAGAGGTAATAGACTATGTTTCAAAGGTGTTGACTAATAATTATGGAAATCCATCATCTTTACACAACAAAGGACTTGCTGCTGAAAAAATTATCAAAGAAGCCAGAAACTTAATCGCCGCCTACTTAAAAACAAACCCGGAAGAAATATACTTTACCTCTGGTGGTACCGAGGCTAATAATCTGGCAATCCGTGGTGTTTGCTATAATTATTCTAATCGGGGGAAACATATAATCACAACAGAAGTTGAACATCCCTCTGTTAAAGAAACCTTTCTGGCACTGGAGGAAGAGGGATATGAAGTCACCTTTCTAAAAGCTGACCAACAAGGATATATCTCTATTGACAAACTGGTACAGACTATTAGGGAGGATACAATCCTGGTCAGTATTATCCACGTTAATAATGAATTAGGAACAATTCACTCCATATCCAAAATAGCTGAACTTATTAAAAAGTCTAATTCAAAAACCTTTTTCCATGTGGATACTGTCCAGTCTTTCGGTAAAGTCCTTTTGCTTCCTGCTGACTGGGGAATAGACCTGTTAACAATTAGCGCCCATAAAATCCATGGCCCCAAAGGAATAGGGGCTCTCTATGTAAAAAAGGGTATTGACCTAAAGGCACAGATCATAGGCGGAGGTCAGGAAAACGGCCTGCGTTCCGGTACTGAAAATGTTCCTGGTATTGCTGGTTTTATACCGGCATTAAAAAAACTACCTGAATATACAGTTGAGAAGCCTTATGATTTGTCAGTAAACAAACTAAAAAATTATTTTATAGAGAAAATCACCCAAAAGTGCCCGACAGCCCATATTAATTCACCCCAGGAAGGAGCACCACATATTGTCAGTATTTCTTTTCCAGGGGCACGCGGTGAAGTCCTTGTTCATGGCCTGGAAAGTGAAGGTGTTTTTGTGTCAACAGGTTCTGCCTGTCATTCTAAAAGCCATGAAAAAAGCCATGTGTTACGGGCAATCAAACTACCCCCGGAGAAAATAGACGGAACTATAAGGATCAGTTTTTCCAGATATAATACCAGACAAGAAATAAACTATGCTATTAGTAAAATAAGTGAACAGTTGAAATTATACTTCTAGGAGGGAAAAAATGTACCAGGCAATCTTACTCAGATTTGGAGAAATAAGCCTCAAAGGTAATAATCGTTCTTTCTTTGTACATAAACTTATTAAAAATATAAAAACAGTCCTCAAAAATACAGCAGATTTCCGGATAGAAAGAACATACGGCAGGATCTATATCTACCCCGAAAATAATATGGAGAAAATAATTGAGAGACTCAAATGGTTCCAGGTATAGTCTCTTTAAGTCCCACTGCTATAACATCCCTTAACTATGAAGATGTAAAAAAAACAACCCTGGAGGTTTTTAAAGATTCAGTAGATAACTATCCAACAACATTTAAAGTGGAAACACATAGAGCCAATAAAAAATATCAGCTGACAAGCCCTGAAATAAGCAGGGATATAGGTGCCTATCTCCTCCAAAATATTAATCATCAGGACAATAAATTAACAGTAGATGTTCACAACCCTGCACATACTTTAAATATTGAAGTCAGAAAAGAAAGGATTTTCATCTATACCAGGGTTATTCAGGGAATTGGAGGCCTTCCCATCGGAACCAGTGGTAAGGGGCTACTATTACTATCAGGGGGGATTGACAGCCCTGTTGCCGGCTGGTCAGCTTTAAAAAGGGGAATGACTATTGATGCGATATACTTCCACAGCCCTCCTTATACAGGTGAGCGGGCCAAGGAAAAGGTTATTGAACTGGCCCAAATTCTTAGTAAACACAGCGGCCGAATAAAGTTATATCTCTCACATTTTACAGATATTCAGATGGCTATTCAGAAAAACTGTCCCCCTAAGTACAATATCACAATAATGCGGAGGATAATGTTCCAGATAGCAGACAGGATAGCTAGAGAAAATAATTATCTGGCCTTAGTTACCGGTGAAAGCATAGGCCAGGTAGCCAGTCAAACTCTGGAAAGCATGCAAGTAATTAATGCAGTAACTAATTTGCCGGTTATAAGACCATTAATAGCTATGGATAAAACGGAAATAATAGATATTGCCAGAAAAATAGGGACTTATAAGACATCAATTCTACCATATGAAGACTGCTGTACACTCTTTGTTCCCAAACACCCGGTTACCAAACCCAGACTCTCTGATACTATCAATGCAGAAACAAAATTGGACATTGAAGAACTGCTTACTCAGGCCATGGAGAAAATTGAAACAGTCATCCTGGAATAACAGGGAGGACAATGATGATTAATAACCTTAATAAAGAATTTAAAAAAATTAATGCCCTGGAGGTAAAATATAATATTAGCCTGAAAAAATATACCTCTTTCAAAATTGGCGGACCAGTAAATTTATTCCTGGTTCCTATAACTATCAGAGCTTTACAGCAGACATTACCTATTTTAAACAATCATAATATAGAATTCTTTATCCTCGGCAGGGGGAGCAATCTAATAGTCAGTGACCAGGGTTACCATGGAGCAGTTATCTATACAGGTAGATTAAATAATATCAGTATTGAAAACACTACGATTACTGCCGAAACAGGTATAGCCCTCTCTTCCCTTGCCAGCAAAGCCCAGGAGACCGGTCTTAGCGGCCTGGAATTTGCCAGTGGTATACCAGGTTCCCTTGGTGGAGCCCTTTATATGAATGCAGGTGCCTATGGTGGAGAAATGAGTAATGTAGTTTCCTCAGCATCTGTCCTTGACTATAAAGGAAATCCAGAAACCATATTAAAGAAGGATCTACAGCTATCTTACCGCCACAGTATACTGCAGGAAAAAAAGCTGATCCTAACTGCTGTTACTCTCAAATTAAGACCAGGGAATAAAGCCGAGATAAGACAAGTAATGAAGGAATTAAATCAGAAACGGAAAGACAAACAACCCCTTGAATGGCCCAGTGCAGGTAGTATATTTAAAAGACCTGAGGGTTACTATAGCGGCCCACTAGTAGAAAAAGCCGGCATGAAAGGTGCCCGTATAGGTGATGCCCAGGTTTCCGAAAAACACGCCGGTTTTATCATAAATCTAGGTAATGCCACCGCAAGTGATGTCAAGAAATTGATCACAAAGGTACAAGATAAAGTATATCAAACAAGTGGGGTAAAACTGGAAGTAGAACCCCACTTTATCGGAGATTTTTAAACCCCCGTCTATAAAACGGGGGTTTTTTATCCCTTAAGCAGAACCTTCTTCTCTTTTCTGCTCAACTGTTTTATCTCATATTCCCTTTTCATAGCCCTGCTTCTGGAAGAAAAGCTCTCACTATACTGCAAGATAACAGGCCCCCGTCCTCTAGTATACCTGGCCCCTTTACCCTGGTTATGCTTCTTAATCCTTGCTTCAATATTATTGGTATAACCTGTATAATATGTACCATCAGAACATTCTACAATATAAACATAATACATTATTATTTTATCTTATTCCTGTATTCCAGTAGAGTAAGAAGGTGTTTCTTTTCTTCCTTAATAAGCTCTTTAATCACCCCTGCACTTTCACCCGAATTATAAATTAAAAGCTCCTGATAAAAAAGAATCGAATCCTTCTCAGCCCTGATAGCAAATGATAGTGCTGTCTCAATAGATTTTATTTCCACACTATCCCCTTCTGGGAAAACAGAAAACTCTACCAGTGACCTTAGGTAAGCACTAACCTCCGGCTCATAAACATATACAGCCTCCTCTTTAATCTCAGACTGAAGTTTATTTAGTAATTCCCCAAACCTTTCATAGTGGTCTTTTTCATCATCAGCCAGTTTATTAAATAAAGCTGCTAAATTTTTATCACCAGTATTGGAAGCCTGTTCTAGATAAAAATCCCTTCCCCTTTTCTCTATATCTCGCGCCATCTCCAGAACCTCTACCGCATTAACACTATTATTAAGCATAATAAGCCCTCCTTTAATATTTCCTATCTATAATTATATACTTGTTAGTAAATAATGCAAACCTATTTTTCCTTTTCAATCTCGATATCAATATAGTCATCATCTCCCTCATTAAACCCATTTGAATAGCTAATATTATTTTTTCTCAGGTAATTTACAAACCTTTTTTTAATAAATCCAGTATAATACCCACGGGTAAAAGGAATTATCAAGGAAAAACCAGTAAGGTCAGTTAACAGTCCTGGTGTAAGGAGCATAGTCCCACCTATTAGTATCAAAAGACCAGCCAGGAGATCATCTGCCGGCATCTTACCCTGCTGAAGGCTTTCTTTTATTTTTCTTACTACTATAAAACCCTGACTACGGGCCAGACTCACACCCAGTACCCCAGTCAACCCTACAAGAAGTATTGTAGGAATCAGCCCTATATATTCCCCTATCTTAATTAATAAAGCAAGTTCTAGTAGAGGAATAATAGTAAAAGCCAGTAATAATTTTATGAACATAATACAGCATCCCTTCTACGAATTTTAGTACTATTATATCATATAAATTGATTAAGACATAAATTTATATGCATAAAAAAAACCTCCCTTTTATCGAGAAGGCCGTATCAAAATATCAATTTTCTTTATAAACTGGGTGTCTTAACATTAAGTACTACACACATATATATAAACTTAGATAGGGATGATTATAATACGCTTATACCAATAATTGGAAAGTATCATGAGATGAAAGGACAGGACATAGATAAACATAAATTCAACTATAACTTTTTTAAATTAAAGCATAGGCATAAATTACAGCAGATGCTATCTCAACTACTGTTTTTATATCATGAGAAAAACTTACATATGTAAAAGGATTGAAAATTACAGCAATGACAGTAAACAATAATAATAAAAGTTTATTGTTTTTTTTATAGAATACAAAGATATTCAAAACTGCAGTTATTAAAACTGTCCATTCCAGGATACTGTACTCATAAAGGCTATTGGTAAGAACTAAAATGAATAATACAATGGTAATTATGTTAGTTATTAATAAAATCTTTTTCATCTCTATCTAATTCACCCATTTCTTTTTAATAAATTATAACATATATTTTAGCCGAATTCTATAAATAAAAAGTAGGAATTTATCTATTAAGCTTAACTTTTAAACAAAATAATTACCTAACAGACCTCCTCCAATTCAACTTTTAATAAATCTTGAATTTTTTGCTATAATTACATTATAAATGCAAATATCTTGCTATCAGCTCCTATTATATTTATTCCAATCCATACATTTATATATTTTAGTAATTGTGACTGATTTGCGAGATAGACTTGAAAAAGAATTAGCGACATAACTTAATTTTGGTTGATTATAATAAAAGCCCACCAGGTGTCAGGGATAATCTGACCCTGATGGGTCAAGAATATTAACTATGAACTACAGTTCCATTTTTACCTTGCATGATAAGAGAAGCCTTTTCTAAAGAAGCAATAACTGCTCGTCTTCCTTTTCCACCCTTTACAAATTTAATCGCTGCCTTCACTTTAGGTAACATACTACCAGATGCAAAATGACCTTCCTTACAATATTTCTCAGCTTCTTTTACAGTTATACTATCTAAATCTTTTTGGTTTGGTCTTCCCCAATTAATTGAAACTTTATCTACAGCTGTTAAAATAAAAAGATAGTCAGCATCAATAGCATCCGCAAGTTTGGCAGAAGCAAAATCCTTATCTATAACTGCTGGTACTCCTTTATATTCTCCACTGTTATTTTTTACTACTGGTATCCCGCCACCACCACAAGCAATAACTATAAATTCATTATCAAGCATATTGATAATACACTCTTTTTCTACAATATTTTTTGGCAATGGTGAAGGCACCATTCTTCTATATCCTCGTCCAGCATCTTCTTTCATAATTAACCCTTCATTTTCTGCTATAAGTTGCTCTGCTTCCCTTTTTGTATAGAAGCTACCTATTGGCTTTTTAGGATCTTGAAATGCTTCATCTTCCTCATCTACCTCAATTTGTGTTACTACAGTAGCTACATGCCAAGGCATTTTTTTATCATAAAGCTCTTTCTTTATAGCTTTTTGGAGGTGATAACCTATATAACCCTGACTCATAGCTATACTTTCAGGAAGCTCCATAGGAACAATTTTATCATTGGATTTTGAACCTTCTTCGAAAGCTAAATTAATCATACCTACTTGTGGTCCATTTCCATGACAAATAAGAATTTCATTACCTTGACTAATTAAATCTACAAGTGATTTTGCAGCCATTTCAACTTTTCTTTGTTGCTCTTTGGGAGTATTTCCTAAGGCATTACCTCCTAAAGCTATAACAATTCTATTTAAATCACTTTTATTTTCCATATCTATTTTCCTCCAAAGGGTCATTTACTAAATAAATCTAAAGATATTATACTAATAAAATAATTATTTTTTACTATTGTTATAAAGGATTATTCCAAATAGTGTTGTAATTCCAGTACCAATAATTAATGTAAGATGATACAAAGGATCCCAGCCTTCTCCTGTTATAAATAATAGCACAATACCCAAAGCAATAAATAAAAAGCCAATTATACTTGATATATAAAGACCAAACTTACCCATAGGAACTTTATATGGTCTTGGTGTATCTATATCTATATTTCTTAATTTTACTACAGTTGGAAATAACCATAAATAAGGTAAAAAGAAAACTAAAAAACTAAAAGATAAGATTGTCCAAAATGCATCATTAGCACTTCCACTTAAAACAAAATTCATAACAATTAGTATTGTTGATATGACACCCATCAATATATATGAATAATCAGGGGTATTATATTTTGAATGTCTATGTCCAAGAAGTTTGGTTTTCTTAGTAAATTCTGCTTCATCAAGAACTTCAACTCCTCCTAATGTCCAGGAAATCATGTTTGATACAAGCGTAAACAAAGCTATAGAAATAATAATTCTAAAAGCAATTATTTGTCCTGCTCCAAATATACTACACAATTCTTTTAAAGCATAAAAGAAACCATCGAGTGGATCAATTTGGTCAGCAGGTATAGCTACTAAAAGACCATACGTACCAATAATATAAAGTACAGCTATTAATACACCAGCTAAAATAGTCATTTTAGGAATATTTTTTTCCGGCTTATCTATTTTAGATGCGATAGAGCTAATAAGTTCAAAACCTAACAAATTATAAACAATGGCCGAACTATACGCAATTGTATTAAAATTAAAGGACAATGAAAAAGCAGATAATGAAAAGTCATTGGCAGAACCATGTTTCACAGCATAAATAGTTCCTAATAAACCAAAAACTATTAATACCGCAACTTTACATATAGCTGCAATATTTGTAACAGTTATACTTAAATCAACTCCTCTAATTCCTACACCAACTATCATCCAGCACATAGCAATAGCTAAAATTCCTAATATCCATATATTTATATTAGGAGCAAATGCCATTGAAAACCACGTACTAAAGGCAATAAAAACTGCTGGCATCCAAAAAGCTACGTTTACCCAATAGTACCAGGCGACAAGACTAGCATGGAATTCACCAAACGCTCTTTTCACCCAGGAATATATGCCACCATCATCTGGATAAGTAGCACCTAATTCTGCATTTATTAGTCCATAAGGTATAAAAAAGAACAAGGCAGTTAGAAGCCAGACTGTTATAGATGATACTCCCATAGCAGCCGGAGCAACAAATGTATCTAATACCACTATTCCACAGACTGTAAAAGAAACCATTTTGAATAAACTCACTTTGTTTTTCTCTATCTTTTCCATATCTCTACCCCTTTTCTTTATAAATTAAATTTAATAACTAATCAACTCTAAAAAAAGTTAATTAGACATTAGTTCCCTAATGGTTGTTGTTGGGTAATGCAATGAATATTTCCCCCACCGAGAATAATTTCTCTAGCATATATGCCGACAACTTCTCTATCTGGAAAAACCTTATTCAGTGTTTTAATTGCCTTGTCATCATAGATGTCATCTCCGAATAAAGGTAAAATAACTGCTCCATTTGCAATATAAAAATTAGCATAAGATGCCGCTTGTCTATCTCCTTCCTCTCTAGGAAGTGTACCATCAACAGTATCTACACCTTCACTTTCCTCTTTAGTAATTAATACTTCATCTGGAATGTACAACTTATGAATTTTAAGCTTTCTTCCTTTAGCATCTGTTTCCTTCGATAAATAGTCATATGCAGCCTTTGATAATTGATATTGGGGATCATTTTGATTATCAGTCCAGGCCAAAACCACTTCACCTGGGGCACAATAATGTATAATATTATCAACATGCTCATTAGTTTCATCAAGATAAATACCATTTGGCAACCATAAGACTTTTTCCACTCCTAAATACTCTTTTAACATATTCTCAATTTCTTTTTTTGTTTTCTCAGGATTTCTACTCTCGTGAAGTAAACATGCTTCAGTTACAATAACAGTTCCTTCTCCATCTGTATGAATAGATCCACCCTCCAAAACAAAATCTTTTAATGAATAATAATCGATATTTTCGATTTCACAAACTTTTCTGGCTACTTGATCATCTTTATCCCAGGGGAAATATAATCCATCTACTAATCCACCCCAGGCGTTAAAACGCCAGTCAACACCTCTAACTTCTCCTTTATCATTTACAACAAAAGTAGGACCCACGTCTCTCATCCAGGAATCGTTATTTGACATTTCCACTACACGAATTTTACTACTCAATGCTTCTCTAGCCGCTTGATATTGACATTGAGATACACACATTGTTACTTC
This window contains:
- the murB gene encoding UDP-N-acetylmuramate dehydrogenase is translated as MMINNLNKEFKKINALEVKYNISLKKYTSFKIGGPVNLFLVPITIRALQQTLPILNNHNIEFFILGRGSNLIVSDQGYHGAVIYTGRLNNISIENTTITAETGIALSSLASKAQETGLSGLEFASGIPGSLGGALYMNAGAYGGEMSNVVSSASVLDYKGNPETILKKDLQLSYRHSILQEKKLILTAVTLKLRPGNKAEIRQVMKELNQKRKDKQPLEWPSAGSIFKRPEGYYSGPLVEKAGMKGARIGDAQVSEKHAGFIINLGNATASDVKKLITKVQDKVYQTSGVKLEVEPHFIGDF
- a CDS encoding FxsA family protein — encoded protein: MFIKLLLAFTIIPLLELALLIKIGEYIGLIPTILLVGLTGVLGVSLARSQGFIVVRKIKESLQQGKMPADDLLAGLLILIGGTMLLTPGLLTDLTGFSLIIPFTRGYYTGFIKKRFVNYLRKNNISYSNGFNEGDDDYIDIEIEKEK
- a CDS encoding APC family permease, encoding MEKIEKNKVSLFKMVSFTVCGIVVLDTFVAPAAMGVSSITVWLLTALFFFIPYGLINAELGATYPDDGGIYSWVKRAFGEFHASLVAWYYWVNVAFWMPAVFIAFSTWFSMAFAPNINIWILGILAIAMCWMIVGVGIRGVDLSITVTNIAAICKVAVLIVFGLLGTIYAVKHGSANDFSLSAFSLSFNFNTIAYSSAIVYNLLGFELISSIASKIDKPEKNIPKMTILAGVLIAVLYIIGTYGLLVAIPADQIDPLDGFFYALKELCSIFGAGQIIAFRIIISIALFTLVSNMISWTLGGVEVLDEAEFTKKTKLLGHRHSKYNTPDYSYILMGVISTILIVMNFVLSGSANDAFWTILSFSFLVFFLPYLWLFPTVVKLRNIDIDTPRPYKVPMGKFGLYISSIIGFLFIALGIVLLFITGEGWDPLYHLTLIIGTGITTLFGIILYNNSKK
- a CDS encoding ferritin family protein, with amino-acid sequence MLNNSVNAVEVLEMARDIEKRGRDFYLEQASNTGDKNLAALFNKLADDEKDHYERFGELLNKLQSEIKEEAVYVYEPEVSAYLRSLVEFSVFPEGDSVEIKSIETALSFAIRAEKDSILFYQELLIYNSGESAGVIKELIKEEKKHLLTLLEYRNKIK
- the aguA gene encoding agmatine deiminase, yielding MSKSLITTPKQDGFRMPGEFEFHKGCWMIWPERTDNWRLGAKPAQKSFIEVAETIAKYEEVTMCVSQCQYQAAREALSSKIRVVEMSNNDSWMRDVGPTFVVNDKGEVRGVDWRFNAWGGLVDGLYFPWDKDDQVARKVCEIENIDYYSLKDFVLEGGSIHTDGEGTVIVTEACLLHESRNPEKTKKEIENMLKEYLGVEKVLWLPNGIYLDETNEHVDNIIHYCAPGEVVLAWTDNQNDPQYQLSKAAYDYLSKETDAKGRKLKIHKLYIPDEVLITKEESEGVDTVDGTLPREEGDRQAASYANFYIANGAVILPLFGDDIYDDKAIKTLNKVFPDREVVGIYAREIILGGGNIHCITQQQPLGN
- a CDS encoding DUF6804 family protein, whose translation is MKKILLITNIITIVLFILVLTNSLYEYSILEWTVLITAVLNIFVFYKKNNKLLLLLFTVIAVIFNPFTYVSFSHDIKTVVEIASAVIYAYALI
- a CDS encoding putative polysaccharide biosynthesis protein, giving the protein MKKQSFLQGALILMIAGLINRVIGFVLRLILVRQIGDEGLGLFQMVYPLFMTLLLLTTAGFPVAISKLIPERMTHNDKQGGYNLLKVSLVFVCLMSILFSLILYFSSGYIAQHIYRDSRTGIILLSLIPALLISPLAACFRNFFHGIHSMLPTAFSQITEQFTRLIITLGLVSTAASLGLKYQAASMAVGISAGEFAGLLILLIIFIYHLFLSDYQKLSHSDKIKKIQKKFKHNFFFDLKTIAALAIPITIGRLVNSLMMSGEAVLIPRQLQLAGFSIQEATSLYGQLSGMVEQLIFLPTVITIALTASLIPNISAARACKNYHKIKGNYQDVIRITTYLGFPVTVIFLCKGSEICQLLFGYPAAGVILSHMAFSATFIYFLQVSHGMLNGLGKPQLSLLNLTLGSILKISGILLLTRQTALGIHGAAFSIGLGYMLSALLNFIVIGHNIGYSLNIKQCFLKPLLASLLIYFIEPYISSHSKKIISVSWVDLLVIVILILIYTIFMVLIKAITPEDTKRFKK
- the arcC gene encoding carbamate kinase, whose protein sequence is MENKSDLNRIVIALGGNALGNTPKEQQRKVEMAAKSLVDLISQGNEILICHGNGPQVGMINLAFEEGSKSNDKIVPMELPESIAMSQGYIGYHLQKAIKKELYDKKMPWHVATVVTQIEVDEEDEAFQDPKKPIGSFYTKREAEQLIAENEGLIMKEDAGRGYRRMVPSPLPKNIVEKECIINMLDNEFIVIACGGGGIPVVKNNSGEYKGVPAVIDKDFASAKLADAIDADYLFILTAVDKVSINWGRPNQKDLDSITVKEAEKYCKEGHFASGSMLPKVKAAIKFVKGGKGRRAVIASLEKASLIMQGKNGTVVHS
- a CDS encoding LysM peptidoglycan-binding domain-containing protein; translation: MKRIIIISSMVLVLTISLFTMAIAAQNYTVKTGDTLWTISQKFGTTIETIINNNNLKNTNIYIGQTLKIGSTENNSNDIYYTVKQGDLLYKIAQRYNISVNELIRANNISSPYYIYIGQSLIIPGKQEKPAENNTDYNYSYYTIKQGDILWNIAQKYSTTVQRLVELNNIKDAYDLYIGRRLIVPVVNTTPEQEDSDNQNNNRSPYTFYRIKSGDQIQKIASYFGLTTSNLINYNNIDDINNITAGDLLIIPLRKSSKLNYLNQNSKNLNNHYRVKNNETLTEIANFFRIPEEGIRSINNMKENEQVYTGQRLQMPISSALFVNHKIYQVKAGGEYLHEIAFNHGVSIRSILRANYLTDENTIFDGGDIIIVPQDEDSKSVWVEYEDGKPVNSWF
- a CDS encoding GIY-YIG nuclease family protein, with the translated sequence MYYVYIVECSDGTYYTGYTNNIEARIKKHNQGKGARYTRGRGPVILQYSESFSSRSRAMKREYEIKQLSRKEKKVLLKG
- a CDS encoding cysteine desulfurase family protein codes for the protein MQEVYLDNSATTKPLTEVIDYVSKVLTNNYGNPSSLHNKGLAAEKIIKEARNLIAAYLKTNPEEIYFTSGGTEANNLAIRGVCYNYSNRGKHIITTEVEHPSVKETFLALEEEGYEVTFLKADQQGYISIDKLVQTIREDTILVSIIHVNNELGTIHSISKIAELIKKSNSKTFFHVDTVQSFGKVLLLPADWGIDLLTISAHKIHGPKGIGALYVKKGIDLKAQIIGGGQENGLRSGTENVPGIAGFIPALKKLPEYTVEKPYDLSVNKLKNYFIEKITQKCPTAHINSPQEGAPHIVSISFPGARGEVLVHGLESEGVFVSTGSACHSKSHEKSHVLRAIKLPPEKIDGTIRISFSRYNTRQEINYAISKISEQLKLYF